Sequence from the Maniola hyperantus chromosome Z, iAphHyp1.2, whole genome shotgun sequence genome:
TGTATCCCTACGAGTCGAGAAAGTTTTACCAGATACCTCAACAATACCAGCAGCCTGAGATACTCCAACAGAACATGGCGCCTATCCCTATAAGTGTGCCCGCGGGGGCCAGTTTAACACCAGTGTCGCTACAGCATGTTCAGCTTGTACCCTGTATGTGCCCCGTGGCTCCTGAAGAAGCGGAGAAACTCCAAGAACAAGTCGGCCCAGGCCCTTATGTCGCGCAAGCGTTTCCCCAAACCTACTCTGTGCCACAGCAATTGCCGGTGGCGGATACTCAAAAAACGACGTCTCAACAGTAATATCTACTAAAGCCAGAACACACACTAATTGCGTGTGGCAGCATGTCCAACACGGCTCTTAGAACTTGTTATACAAGGAACTGTCGAAGCACGCTTATCTGAAGTGTGAGTGGCTTCATACACGTAGAAATTTTAGAGTAAGGCCatacgatgcgtttccggtgcgatGCGGCACCACACTtctgtggatttgagtattgggtgccacacgggcgctgcgttgccgctccggcaaaaagtatggcgttgcaTCGCACCACCCCTCACCACCTCATCTCTCTGGTCCTAAAGTCCTTTGTGCATGCGGTGCGGTGCCACACGACGttgtaacgcatcgtgtggcatggtacagcgtTTTCTATGTGGAATGACAGAGCAGTACCGCTCATGCGCCGCACCgacaacgcaacgcatcgtgtggcttcactcttatTTTAGAGCCGTGGCTAAGTAAAGCCTTAAGTAGTACCATCGACTACACATGTTTGTTTGGAAAACTAGTactttttatgaataaaaaatatcgtGACACAAACTGGAATCTGTAAGATAAATTAGTAGTGGCCGAGAACCCCGTGATAAGCGGCGCTGTTCTGAGACAGAGCGACGCGGCAGGT
This genomic interval carries:
- the LOC117995775 gene encoding uncharacterized protein, producing the protein MFRQKHTAICLLLSLAISSTSEAFFLKWGSDSGSQTSSRNWVQPVSPYRYQYMYPYESRKFYQIPQQYQQPEILQQNMAPIPISVPAGASLTPVSLQHVQLVPCMCPVAPEEAEKLQEQVGPGPYVAQAFPQTYSVPQQLPVADTQKTTSQQ